A region of Lycium barbarum isolate Lr01 chromosome 1, ASM1917538v2, whole genome shotgun sequence DNA encodes the following proteins:
- the LOC132604646 gene encoding uncharacterized protein LOC132604646, which produces MAMTMTTAMAASPSRQLFIKSQHSIISTVPKNVLSSHVAIYPATTITNQGLSNHCIFSQRSLRYLVKPVCATGSSLEADIADDESLITVKNAKISVESEDADKIQVRVDVTEEDTKIVFEKVLANLAKSAPPVPGFRRAKGGKTSKVPRDFMLQILGEERVTKFVIREIVTSTLADYVKKENLTVKDNKISTTQSADELKSSFVPGNEFGFNATLELEKSEIEATTINP; this is translated from the coding sequence ATGGCAATGACGATGACCACTGCAATGGCGGCGTCACCCTCCCGCCAGCTGTTTATCAAATCTCAACATAGTATCATCAGCACCGTTCCCAAGAACGTGTTGTCCAGCCACGTGGCCATTTACCCTGCAACGACAATTACAAATCAGGGATTATCAAACCACTGTATATTCTCGCAAAGAAGCCTAAGATATTTGGTCAAACCAGTATGTGCAACTGGTTCAAGTTTGGAGGCAGATATTGCTGATGATGAGTCTTTAATAACCGTTAAAAATGCAAAAATATCAGTTGAATCCGAAGATGCTGACAAGATACAAGTAAGAGTAGATGTAACAGAGGAAGACACGAAAATAGTTTTCGAAAAAGTTTTGGCGAATTTAGCAAAATCAGCGCCACCTGTACCAGGATTCCGTAGGGCAAAAGGAGGGAAAACATCAAAGGTTCCTAGGGATTTTATGTTGCAGATACTTGGTGAAGAACGAGTTACGAAATTTGTAATACGAGAAATTGTTACCTCAACACTTGCTGATTATGTGAAGAAGGAGAATTTAACAGTGAAGGATAACAAGATTAGTACTACTCAAAGTGCAGATGAACTAAAATCATCGTTTGTTCCGGGAAATGAATTCGGATTCAATGCTACATTAGAGCTTGAAAAATCAGAAATTGAAGCCACCACTATAAACCCATAG